CTACCCGTTTTCAATATCTTAGGATCTTATTTATATAATCCTACCTGagttatatatgtattattaataCTTGTATTTCCTGTCTCCACTTAACCTACAGCTAAGTTTTACAGAACTTTAAATTGGCAATAACAGGATATAACACTGGCTTACTCTTTTGTTGGGATATTTACGGTGTATCGATTACTACTTTGTCATTTGACGGAGTTGAGTATTTCTCTGAAGTACAATTTGTCGTTCATATTACTTCCCTGTGGTGACAATAATGCTGGGAAATATCACTGTAAATTCTGACGTTGTAAGAGAAAGTACGCTAGGACAAAATTCTAGTTATGTGTCTTATTTATGTAGAACTACTGTAAATTAAGGCTATCAATGTCTTTACGAGTTATCACTGACTATACATCTTTCGACGACTTCAGGAACAATTGTTTTACTCATTTATTATGCATGAATTTGGGAAATTAGCATTTTGTAAAATCCGCTCATATACGTCAGAATCAAAATACTTAACATGATGACGTCACGCTGAAATGTATTGTCAGACGTCATCATCTAGGGTGTAATTGACAGTGAAAAGCAATTTCTTGGATCGATATAAGATAGTATGTTACGAGAGTCTCGGGGTAAGGGTTACAATCGGGTCAGATTAGAAATGTGTCGTTTAAAGTGGTATTTAGAAGAATGTATCTTAAATTTCTTGTTATCTATGGCAATAGAATAATATATACGACATATTATATGAATATGTGAGAACTATTAAAAATTGGCTATTAGACATTTCGAACCAAATTCCTTAAAGCAGAACTAGAGTCATATTCATGCTACTAAAACACAGCCCGTGTGGTACAGGAGAGGGTGGTAGCACCCCACACCCCCTCTAGCAACCCTCCCCACACCACAACTTTGCTGTTCATTGAATGATGCAAAACCATGTTGGCATTTTCCCTAAGTCATAAGTTAATGAAGACATATAACAAATAAGGCATGGCTTTATACAGAAAATGAGTAAATTTCCCTAGGGACAGTTCaattacacaaaataagtttaatGTATTATCATCAAGTCAAGCATTGAATTGAATAGGGTGACACTTTCATCTTCATCATACAAACTTTACACATGACATGTTTTTATATGTACTATCATTCATATAGGTCATCAGTCTTTGAAAGGGTGTGGCAAGGAGAAATCGTATATTCTTTACATTTGGTATTTCTTCAGTGTAATTGTAGTGGACAGGTTTTCATATAGTGTTCTTCGTTTATGGCCGACCGCACAACTGAACTCAAACTCAGGcaaaaatcccccccccctccccctcctcaTGAACGAAATTTCACAAGTTCGGAATTAGCAGGTTTATaaatgatgtaaaccatgatgaataTAATTGTAGCTGTTACACCACTACGAGCGATACTATGTCaaaaaatactgtaacagtaaactAATTAAAATACTTATGgaaaacccagcactgtatatcacatttagcAGTAAATTATAATCAAACTTATCTACATCTGAGTAGTGGCGTGAATACAGAatctgttatcattgaaggcgtgaacgttttctaaatttggttagaagtgagaacatgaagttcagcaatcacattgatgcctgaccccccccccccccggcttcAATTGAACAAAGTTCGTATATTGAACTTGGGTAACATCATGCGATCGTCCCTTACTCTTACCTGTTCTCGCTCTTACTCACGTGCGTTCGGTTAATGTGTAAATACACTTTAGAGTTTTATCTATAGGCTTGAACACATGCATCTCAGTGACAATATGACATATGTGCCTAGATGTTAGAGTTGCATGCAGAATAGTGAGTGTGGATCCATGCATATAATTAACAAGTAGATATCTATCGTGTCAAAATAGAAATGGACTTGTTGCCAACTTCGTATAGAATGCCATACAGCTCTTATCGTGGTAGTGTTCGCTGAacctgtttgatacaaccacatatTCTGCACTTATTTACAGCCACATCGCAATTTTGTgcctaaatgaaataaaaccatTCAAACGTACGGCAACTAGATACAGACACGCGGGCGCCAATGTGTTTATGCGATGCATTTGGTGTCTGCATTGGTGCATTTCATCTAAGAAACTGTGtttattcaatcttgctatcttgaagtgtaGCATATGTAGTTTGTTATTGCTTTCTACGTATAcatggttgcatcaaacagagtcagtgaacactaaacGGGTTGTCTATACTGTATACGCACACAGAGTTGTGTACGTGCTACTCTGGGGGTTGTTTGCTATTCCATCGTACCCTGGATTTAAGCGTAAAAACCTTCTTTGACATACATAGAATTTAGTCTTTGTACTATGAAATAGCTCAAAATTAGAGATGTCGATGTGTGTTTATTGTTTAacgaaaaaaaatgttatttccaAGCgactgaaaacaaaaacaagccTATCAACCGCAAGACATGATATTAAATTTAAATGATATTACGTATTATTTGTTACTCTAATATATTACGTAATCATACATTATTCCAAAATGGCACCTTATTAGAGTTCCGCTGCAGTTGATGTTGGTCATGCTTGTTctttaggctggggtcagaatttacggcggggggggggggggggctgggggcTGGGGGCTGGaaagaaattattttatttattttggtcaaaaactttttCGGAGCCCACCTTCGCGATCTCTAAACATTTCATTTCGCACCGAAATGATCGCAAGAACTTTCGTAGCCCCTCCCCCGGCTGCGCATATTTCAATGTGGAATTAtaaagtaacccccccccccccgctccacttcagagatgtacagtatggtacactatacatTAACCTAAATGTCAAATCAACTTCCTCGTCCATACATAACGTACGGCGagttttctttacaaatatatgtgggctttgtgaaaaaaggtctcacattgggctgtaatctgtacttggaaatacttagccagcagaCTTTTCTCTTGCGATCTTATTTCTGGGCAACAGCTAGCAGCATCCCCCTTGATAggtagtggggagggtgtgggaggAGGCCCCTCCCACGGTAAGcacttttttttgaaaatattgacatgtaggaggccatagTGTCGTAATTATCGCCTGAAATGCAAATATCAAACCACGTGACAAACAGCTGAAATCGAGACCGAAATTAATTATTGGAATAGCGGACACGAACAGATGAGACTCTTGTCTCTATTACACTATAATTTGCAGAGATTAGCTATATGattattgaaatttaaaattgagaGGAAGTTCTATAAAAGAGGCAATTTTATTTATGTGCTTCCTCGTAATGTTTCTCTCCAATATCTACCATATATTGACTTCCTTTAAGATCCATCTAACATTTCAACATCTTCTCAAATAAAATTAAAGGTGACTTAAAGTACTAAGGCAGAATGGTTTCCATGGAAAAtctacttttttaaaaatcgggACGTTCagtacacagggaaccttgcacatccTATCACTAGGATGTACACATCATAgtgctaggatgtggccacatcctagtgctaggaagaagagcacagccatgtaccagctgtaTGCCTCACATCCCCGTTACAGGGTATATGtttccacagccctggtacatgattttgaaaaataagcCTGTTGaatggatgtggaataccgcCTCTGTGCCAGGACTGctttgcacatcccagtaccatagctgtgtactgcataccaagcacacagttgtgcacatatatgtaacagctatggtggaataataccctgtagcaacccttttgttcatatcctactagcattgctcacatagctggtacatggctatgggaaatacatatgttacagctatgctaacatagctggtacatggctgtggggaAGAAGttcttgtacatggatgttgtaaaaatCTATGCTACATTGCTATTATTtacatccatgttacattggtgcataccagttacacatctgtcaaatctaggtatgttgCACTTggtgtgttggccagagctgttacagggttattgtacacatagctggtaTAGTCCCCATGACTCCACTTAGCTGGCAGCTgtgtgcacaaccctgtcctaggtatgtgaatgttacaggggtgagagagagagagagagagagagagagagagagagagagagagagagagagagagagagagagagagagagagagagagagagagagagagagagagagagagagagagagagagagagagagagagagagagagagagagagaggcatacacgTACACGTCAAATACTTTCGTATGGCTGTCAGCAACTCATCACTAAATACAGGTAGTGAAAACTGCATCAAAATATGAAGTCGGTGTACTAGCTGGAGTACAGATTACCTTGATTTCGCCCAACCTTTATGATGTCAGGTCTCACAAACACATAACCCGAAGATATCGGCTCGTGGTCTGTCCCAAGTGACGGAGGTACAATTGTTCGAGATTAACGAAACTGTTCCCCAGACACGCGGTACATTACCCCAAGTTGATATGTGTTAAGGATATCTAACAGATATTAACCTGCATGTCAGCTATTACGACTGGATAGGACAAACAAGAAATGCTAACATTTCACCACACCATTAATGGACAACAAAAGTTACGTGATATTGTCACTTAACAACGAAGAGGAACTGGCGTAGACTGGGTCCAAATCCACAATGATATCGTCTAGTGATCACAATTTAACAATAACTTAAAAAAGATGTCATCATATCGAACAAACACCACTTACACCGTGTTCATTACACACTGATGAAAAGTGAGAGCAAACAGTAAATTACTCGACTAAGTAATTTAGCTAATTAGAAAGACGGGGTCGTTTGCAGTGCATGTTTGGTATGTTTTCAACCGGCTatcataaatgaaataaataaataaatagcgAAATTTTATTACAGATACGGGCAATGTCATAAACCACGCACTATAGCATTACCCATGATAAATGCTTTCAATTCAAATTGGAGTATTTTACGCAAATTGCAAAAATTAAACTTTTATATAAATGCCCTAAATGATAAATTTCAACTGAATATCGAAATTCCTCGGAAACGAGTATACCAAATTGAGATGTTATGATAAAGGTATTCTGGGCACGATTACTCTCTTTTTTAGAAACACATTAGCTAAATCGATTCCTAATTATCGTGTTCAACATGTCATTTCAGTCAATATAGTCACTATAATCAATAGACACGTATTTTCTATACTCGAACCTACCCAAGAGAATAATAGAATCGCCTCTTTCATATTCACTTGTAAGAGAAAGGCTGGTTGGAAAGAGGGTGATAGAAGTATAAAGTGACGCCAGTTCTAACACAGGGCAACGTTTATTGCAGATAAACACTTGCTTGAAGACAACGGTGGTGTTAgagaaatagagagagagatagagggaATATAAGTGGTCCGATACAGAAAATAGGCTGTCAAGCAAGCAACAGGTAACGTAATCTGTCAATCAGCAGTTTTATTGCTAAAATGGGGCTGAAAATAGAGTTAGCCTAAAGGTCACTGACACGTTTATTCCCATGGTCCGTTAAACTCAGTtgactttgttatgtttaaagTCGTGGGAAGACACTTCCGCTTTCGATATTGCATGGATGAGTTGATGAAAGATCAATAGCGGGTACTTGATGAGGGAAAAGACAGCATGCACGACAAACAAGAACAAAAAAGAGTAAGTGGTCGTATGACGTAGTATACTTGATAAATAGAAACAACGCAAGTGTACTTAAATATGATTCGTGTTTTGTGTATAACGTTATACTTCTCAACCACTGCAAAGATAGCGGTCTGGGGGATAGCGGTTCAGGAATACTAGAATCGCGATTACATGACCCTGAGGCTTTTCTAACTTCTGTCTTGTACACGTCAAGTTTATAAAGCCTACGAGGTGGCAGAAACTGGACAATTCGTTAATTCAAAAACACATCGTTGCAATCATTGAACAAATCTATTCATATCCAAGCCAGTACTTGCAAGTAAGTGTACAGTATCGTCCTATAACTACATAATTATTCAAGGCACTGCTGTCCAAGGCACAGATCTAGCGTGTTAAGTTTTCGTTGCCAAAGCGTAACAAAATCTACTCTGACGTGCAAGAATTGTTTAAGTATATGAATCATTGTCATTATACCAGACTGCAGTAACTCTCTAATCATGCACCTAGATACCAAATAGTATTTGCCAGTCAACCGtcaaatttattgtaaatatattagTAAACAAGTTTAGAACAACATTATTCAAAATTAGTAGCATTCAAATCAAGTCTAAAACAATGTCTTGATCAGTATTTGATTTCATAATATTTCCTATTTTTGCTTATTATACACTTTTGTTGGTATCATCATGTTGCACTTTTAGTCAAACGAGACGCAATAATACAGCAGTCGCTAGTATATACTCCAATGTTATTagtataattatgaaattatagtGTCCAGAGTAGACGAGGTAATTGGTAACTATTTTCTAGCCTCAAACTCTTCAGTAGTTTTCTATATGGGTGAAGGtgagagaacagtgctcaatgcaatattagCTGAGTATAATATACTTAATATCAGAAATTAGGAGGTAAGCCATAACTCTGAGGTTCTCATTTCAACGGTCAACTGATCTAGCCATACGATGACCGCAGAAGCGAGAAACTCCGAGTTATTGCTTAAGTCCTCCTAATTTCTggtattaagtatatatatatatatatatatatatatatatatatatatatatatatatatatatatatacatatatataattcatagtcttcatttatttttatatgttgTGTATACTATGAATAATGATGTTTTAGTGTATGCTTAAACTAGgtcattacattatattgtacacaaaatgtttatctgcaaaaatgtttatctgcattatcatcatcatcatcatcatcatcatcatcatcatcatcatcatcatcatcatcatcatcatcatcatcatcaccaccaccaccaccatcgtcatcatcattttTTCCTACGATATCTTCTAATCACTCGCCATCATCTTATACATTTCTCTATATCATATCTTTCTATGAATAAATTGATCTTTTTTAAATTGGtttatacaaaattaatgactATGTTAATTCGGTATGTCAAGTCActtgtaaaaatatatattgccCTATTGCATATTGATTATTCAGTCATGTACTTCAATTCACCGgacttttgttttaaattacATGATCgcgatatgtatgtatgtatgtatgtatgtacatgtgtatgtatgtatgtatgtatgtatgtatgtatgtatgtatgtatgtatgtatgtatgtatgtatttatgtatgtatgtatgtatgtatggatggatggatggatggatggatggatggatggatggatggatgtatgtatgtgtgtgtgtatgtatgtatatatatatatatatatatatatatatatatatatatatatatatatttgtgtgtgtgtgtgtgtatgcatgtatgtatgtatgtatatatgtgtgtatgtatgtatgtatgtatgtatgtatgtatgtatgtatgtatgtatgtatgtatgtatgtatgtatgtatgtatgcgttcATGAATTGCGTATATGCAATACAGGGATgtcaatgtctgtgtgtgtgtgtgtgtgtgtgtgtgtgtgtgtgtgtgtgtgcaggttGGGTTGGGTGTGTGTAATACGGTTAAGATATATATCATTTAGGGGAGAAAGAAATTGACTACAGTTTTAGAGATAGCTACAGTTTTCATTTTACGATGTTGGATGATAGATTAGCATATACTTTGTGGACGGATATCCTGAATGTGTATACTTACTATGAATTATTAAaacattcattaattttttCTCACAGTGTCTAGAATCAATCTTCTCAAATATGCTTGGATCAATTTTAAAACTAGTACTATTAAAACACAGCGAATTACAATGGACAAACGATAACAATGGTTTACTCACCTGTCACTGTAAActaatcattttaatatatagTGTCAGGTTCATTacgtatttatatattttactaatgtctacatttcaatataatgACAAGTTATTACATTAAGAGGCTATTACTCGATATGACCCCTTCGTTCGTCGTAtcttacatacacatacatacatacatacatacatacatacatacatacatacacacacacacacacaggtacatacatacacaggtaggtacatacatacatacatacatacacacacacatacacatacatacatacatacatacatacatacatacatacatacatacatacatacatacatacacagacagacagacagacagacaggcaggcaggcaggcaggcagacagacagacagacagacagacagacagacagacagacagacagacagacagacagacagacatgtagatgcatacgtacgtatgtacagatCGGGTAATAACAGATTTAGCATATGCCTGTGCCCAGAAATTCAAAGAGAACACGCAACTCCCAACTATATTGTTAGGGGGTGTTCACGTGCACGTTGTCTGCTTctatgaaatgttgaaatttagctgtaacttttaataattatttCGATATACAACTTTGGTAGTAGTGTAAGATCTCTCAATGTTCAAACAAAATTGTCGACCGCGAGCCTAACTTCTGTAGTTACATTAGTGGGAGTAAGTGTAGCGTGCTCACAGGGGGCGACCTATAGTAACTGTTGCATTGGCTCTACCGTTGGGCAATACACGCACCAGtatagtgtatgtatgcatgcgtgcatgcatacattcattcatgggtgggtgggagggtgggtgggagggagggagagaatGGTGGAacgattgatggatggatgtgtgtgtgtgtgtggggggggggttagtgcATTACTTATTCTTCAAGTTGAATTTGTATTCATTCTGTTTCTTCTTTAAATTGCAATGCCAACAAATCTTCACTAAATATCAGGACTTTTCTTCAGTTATTCACTATCGATCTCATGATCCCTCGAATTCGAAGCAACCATGTATCCGTAAAACAAGACAccatcaaatacaatgtatattcatcCATTCCATCAAACATGTCTGTTTATCCTGCAGCACATCTTAACTTAACTTAaagtttatttatgtatgtatcttCCTTATTCAAACACTTGTTCGTCCATTACGATAGATAGTCATTCACTCATTTGTACATCCATTCATGTTTTCCTTAATCCACCCAGCTAGCTGTCTCGGCGTCCCGTTTTCCTTAAAGGCTTACCCTTTGATTGCACTGTAAGATGAAAATCCACACATCTTAGAAGTACGCGCGCTCTTACTGATGCACAATTAGATACGTACATTACTTCAAGATAAGCAGTATCTATTTCATAGTGATCTCCTTCTAAAGTGACAGTGAGTAGTCTGCAATAACCACGGCATTTGTATGTTTCCTAAACGTTTATCTAATATACACGGTTTTCTATAAAAGTCACTGTATTGAAAGAAATTGTCCCTGTCCACCATCTGGGTTCTTCACTGAATCAAATTAAAAGTAGTTCTTTATAATGTATTGACATTCAGAATGGTAATATCTCATAAACATGGTAATCTCATTGGTGGTTTGAAAGTTAGACTGCGAATGCCAATTTCAAAACGCAACAACTAACATGACCTCATACCTTTCCTGTCACATATCCACTCTGCCATTCATTGATATAATTGTTTGAACACAAGATTGTCGACTTATATGTTATGTTTGTACATGGAGTGAGTCATTCATGAATGTTGTATTTGAGGGATATTCAAACAATAGGTTTAACAGGAAGTACTCAACACTCGGCTAATACTTTACCTGTTTTTTAACTTTCaattacattgtacacacatacacacacaagcccacaaacacacagacagacagacagacagacagacagacagacagacagacaagcacacacacacacatatatatatgtatatatttatatgtgtgtgtgtctgttgcatgtgtatatatatatatatatatatatatatatatatatatatatatatatatatatatatatatatatatatatccagtatatatatacatgtatatacttaatACCAGGAATTAGATATTCATAAGCAATGGCCTAGGACCTCCTAATTCCTGGTATTAAGTATATTATgatctgctactaatattgcattgagcactgttctTTCCAGACGTTGTTTTTTTAACATTGGGGAACAATTAAGACAGGCTTTGAAGTTACCGATAAATCGTCTTCTTATCATACTATCAAACTGTCATACATTGATATTAAACAATAACAAGTGCAATATCACTAATTTCCACACAAAAACCgattacaacaatgttcgaccaactatatctcttagcctgtctcaagctgtgccaCAACTACCTACTATATAGCAGCAAGTTtatctattgatcacagtgcaGTGTATTCTTTCACTACTTGATGTTTAAtgagtgtacatttcaccagtggagTTTTAAGTAAAGTCTTCAGGATAGGGACACTGTTACaaacaaagttttaaaattgtattttttctagttgctaatttaacGTCAAGTATTGTTTACCGTCTGAGTGAAGTgaataattgtatgtatgtcatattatctgtgtagtGACTCACCAGCCTTagtcttatcaacaatttgtgtaCAACTAAACATCAAGgaatgaaagattacactgtgatcaatagagaaacttgctgctaatAGGTAGTTTCAGCActgcttgagacaggctaagagatacagttggtcgaacattgctGTAAGTCTTTCTATGTATTTATTATCAGAGGCACCTACAGTCCATGCCCAGTTTGATAATGCGATAAGAAGACCTCTCTAAACAACTACTGCAAAGgctgtacatatgtatttactCACTGTGTATTCATTATATTATCTTTTGCAGCTATGTCGTCAAAAACAGTTCTTTCAATACTGGTAGTTTTAACTGTAATCCTGGCTCTGTGTGAGGCGGCCAACTTTTGCCGACTTCGAATCAGTAGTAAATGTAAAAAGCCAGGACGTCGTCAATTCAAAAAAGCTGACGACACCGACGATGTCATGCGTACGTACGATGATTTGGAGAAAAAAGGGGACATCGGCTACGATTTTTATCCTGTTATTATCCCAGACGACAACTTAAGGAAAAACGATTATAATAGACATTATTCGAATGTTGCTAAGAAAGACATGGACATGGAGTTTTATCCCAGTGAAACGGTACTACAATTGCTACTTAGAAAGTATTACCAAGATCAAGGACGGTAGGTAGAGAGGCTGAAAATCTCTTTTCTCAACCCTCTGCTCTTCAGACTCTTCATTTTCCCGCATCTGTCTCCATTTCTCCCATTCGCATCTCTCCCATtccctatcctatcctatcctatccatCCATCACTGTATCTACTGCCACATACCTGTGTGTggatgtatctgtctgtctgtatgtctgtatgtctgtctgactgtctgtctgccatCCATTTTCACAaaccacccacccatccatccatccatccatcagatacagaaagaaagacagacagacagacagacagacaacagacagacagacagacagacagacacacattatTTTATCCAAAGCCATGATCCTAGAGTTGCAAGGATCACCctagaaatacagctataaATAAGACAGAATTTTCTATATTAATTTGACTATTATAAACGAACAGATTTGTGAAGGAAACCTTGCACTCAATTCCTATATATTTCATGCACTTTAAGGCTATGCTAACTGTTAAGTGAGTTTTCTGTTGTATGTGACGTGAGTGAGCTAAAGTTTCATTtctaaagtttgttattgtacgtacaggaagaGGAATTGCTTTATTAATTGTGAATCCTAAGTGAATAGTCATTTCTCGTCCGTTTTTAACCATTTTAGATAAAATCGATAATACAGTTTGGTAGTTAGACATCCAAACTCCACTTCATTAATATTCTCAGAAGTGACGTTTAATTTTAAACCCAAAGTCTGAGCTTTTTACCCATTGAATATTGGACATGTTACGATGAAATATTGACAAGTCCTCATTTGCAATTGTATGACCTTTCACCCCTTGTGTATGTGTTTTCTTTATATCTTTATCATTAGGGGATCATGGCAGAAACGGGACGTTGGCATGTAATTGCTGATATCTCATCAAACTGTCAAGACATTAAAACATGTAAGTAATAGTAGCAGTGAAGACATCACACAGACACAGTCACAAGTTATTACGGTCTATCAATTATTAAGTGTGTCATATTTCAACGATGGACCGCGACAAGCGTGTTAATGAATCTAATACACCGGGGAAGAAACACGTACGACGCTTTGTTGAAACCGTGTAAACTGCTCCGAGCTAATATTAGCCAAGCATAATGTTTTGTAGATAATGAAGGGTAGAATTATCGTAAAATGTCGAGGTTTTTCCTATTGATTTATATTCGGATGAAGTTATATGTACATCTTCATTGATTTATTATGCTTCTGTATGCTTACAGTTTAGCCCAAGTGCCCTCAACATGTCTTCGAGTTTTGTTCTCCATGTAAAGAACTGTTTGAATGGTGAAAAGGCATTTTAACTAAGATATTTCTCTATCAGTTGCCCTGAAGGAAAGTCACTGAAATTCACATATATTTCGATCGCCCTCTATCAAACGATTACAAACTGTATGTCATTATCCAGCAGCACACTATCCAATCACAGAGCGCCTTTCATACTATCAATGT
This is a stretch of genomic DNA from Glandiceps talaboti chromosome 9, keGlaTala1.1, whole genome shotgun sequence. It encodes these proteins:
- the LOC144440178 gene encoding uncharacterized protein LOC144440178 encodes the protein MSSKTVLSILVVLTVILALCEAANFCRLRISSKCKKPGRRQFKKADDTDDVMRTYDDLEKKGDIGYDFYPVIIPDDNLRKNDYNRHYSNVAKKDMDMEFYPSETVLQLLLRKYYQDQGRGSWQKRDVGM